One window of the Rosa rugosa chromosome 3, drRosRugo1.1, whole genome shotgun sequence genome contains the following:
- the LOC133740067 gene encoding protein RADIALIS-like 3 gives MASSSLKKHDSNSCWTPKQNKLFERALALYDKDTPERWQNVAKAVGGNKTAEEVKRHYDILLEDLRQIESGRVPLPNYKSLVITTTNVDEEERLLKYLKLQ, from the exons atgGCTTCAAGCTCTCTCAAAAAACATGACTCTAACAGCTGCTGGACACCAAAGCAGAACAAGTTGTTTGAGAGGGCTCTGGCCCTTTACGACAAGGATACCCCAGAACGGTGGCAAAATGTGGCCAAGGCTGTTGGCGGGAATAAAACAGCTGAGGAAGTGAAGAGACACTATGATATCCTACTTGAGGATCTCCGGCAAATTGAGTCCGGCCGGGTTCCTCTTCCCAACTACAAGTCCCTCGTAATCACCACTACAAATGTCGATGAGGAAGAAAG GCTTCTGAAGTATCTTAAGCTGCAGTAG